One stretch of Streptomyces sp. R21 DNA includes these proteins:
- a CDS encoding RNA polymerase sigma factor, giving the protein MTVEPPGVRTRERDREESDARVIERSRDEPEQFAALYDRHADAVHRYAARRLGPEAAEDLMAETFTTAFQRRHTYDLARADARPWLFGIATNLVGRHRRSEARRFKALAQVPAPVEHEEPVADRAVARAGATGVRRELASALAGLSARHRDVVLLVAWGGLDYEETAQALGVPVGTVRSRLHRARSRLREALGGTDPTALREADAHA; this is encoded by the coding sequence ATGACCGTCGAACCGCCGGGCGTCCGCACTCGCGAGAGGGATCGCGAGGAGAGTGACGCCCGCGTGATCGAGCGGTCCCGGGACGAGCCCGAGCAGTTCGCCGCCCTCTACGACCGGCACGCCGACGCCGTACACCGTTACGCGGCGCGGCGGCTCGGTCCCGAGGCGGCGGAGGATCTGATGGCGGAGACGTTCACCACCGCCTTCCAGCGGCGCCACACATACGACCTCGCGCGGGCCGACGCCCGCCCGTGGTTGTTCGGTATCGCGACCAACCTCGTCGGCCGGCACCGAAGATCCGAGGCGCGCCGCTTCAAGGCGCTCGCCCAGGTTCCGGCACCGGTCGAACACGAGGAGCCCGTCGCGGACCGCGCGGTCGCCAGAGCCGGCGCTACAGGGGTGCGCCGGGAACTGGCGTCCGCGCTGGCCGGGCTGTCCGCCCGGCACCGCGACGTGGTCCTGCTGGTGGCCTGGGGCGGCCTCGACTACGAGGAGACGGCCCAAGCCCTCGGCGTGCCGGTGGGCACCGTCAGATCACGGCTGCACCGGGCTCGCAGCAGATTGCGCGAAGCACTGGGTGGCACCGATCCGACAGCTCTCCGGGAGGCAGACGCCCATGCATGA
- a CDS encoding SRPBCC family protein has translation MAEHTSSSITIEAEPADVMAVIADFARYPDWTGEVKEAEVLATDERGRAEQVRLVMDAGAIKDDQTLGYTWTGENEVSWTLVKSQMLRSLDGSYILKPAGKGATEVTYLLTVDVKIPMLGMIKRKAEKVIIDRALAGLKKRVEAGA, from the coding sequence ATGGCGGAACACACCAGTTCGAGCATCACGATCGAGGCGGAACCGGCAGACGTCATGGCGGTGATCGCCGACTTCGCCCGCTACCCGGACTGGACGGGAGAGGTGAAGGAGGCCGAGGTGCTCGCCACGGACGAGCGGGGCCGCGCCGAGCAGGTGCGCCTCGTCATGGACGCGGGCGCCATCAAGGACGACCAGACCCTCGGCTACACCTGGACCGGCGAGAACGAGGTCTCCTGGACCCTCGTCAAGTCCCAGATGCTCCGCTCCCTGGACGGCTCCTACATCCTCAAGCCCGCGGGCAAGGGCGCCACCGAGGTCACCTACTTGCTCACGGTCGACGTCAAGATCCCCATGCTCGGCATGATCAAGCGCAAGGCGGAGAAGGTCATCATCGACCGCGCGCTGGCGGGCCTGAAGAAGCGGGTCGAGGCGGGCGCTTAG
- a CDS encoding CU044_5270 family protein, protein MHDLDQLRDWDAEAPPLDDETRHRVRVRLFAAMHEPAPVVRRRRPVVRIALAGTVAAAVAATVLVAVRDDDGAAPRTATPPVGSAPAMQNVSVQTVLNGAAAYERAHETTAAPRDDQFIYTKEIVKERNQKTGRTNTYVDENWRSVDDSQRSWVMEVGKGWWSNPPGKNESVWPTQDWTLLERLPTDPDKLLRAMRDPFDTKPDYSGAIGKADWPMIHFSLAGLLYRVPVMPKGLRAAAYEALGKVPGVKTIPGITDAKGRTGIGISYSGVGSMDSTFIFDPKTYEFLGFRDARSSGDGKDKKTYTQLTYLDEWAIVDKVKQRP, encoded by the coding sequence ATGCATGACCTCGATCAACTACGGGACTGGGACGCGGAGGCGCCCCCGCTCGACGACGAAACCCGGCACCGGGTACGTGTCCGGCTGTTCGCCGCGATGCACGAACCGGCTCCGGTCGTACGACGCCGCCGTCCCGTCGTGCGCATCGCGCTGGCCGGTACGGTGGCCGCGGCGGTCGCCGCCACCGTCCTGGTCGCGGTGCGCGACGACGACGGCGCTGCGCCGCGGACGGCGACACCACCGGTCGGCAGCGCGCCCGCCATGCAGAACGTGAGCGTGCAGACCGTGCTCAACGGCGCGGCCGCCTACGAGCGCGCGCACGAGACGACGGCCGCCCCGCGCGACGACCAGTTCATCTACACGAAGGAGATCGTCAAGGAGCGGAACCAGAAGACCGGCCGGACGAACACCTACGTCGACGAGAACTGGCGGTCCGTGGACGACTCGCAGCGCTCGTGGGTGATGGAGGTCGGCAAGGGCTGGTGGTCCAACCCGCCGGGGAAGAACGAGTCGGTGTGGCCGACCCAGGACTGGACGCTCCTTGAGCGGCTGCCGACGGACCCGGACAAGCTGCTCAGGGCGATGCGCGACCCCTTCGACACGAAACCGGACTACTCCGGAGCCATCGGCAAGGCCGATTGGCCAATGATCCACTTCAGCCTCGCGGGGCTGCTCTACCGCGTCCCGGTGATGCCCAAGGGGCTGCGGGCCGCCGCGTACGAAGCGCTCGGCAAGGTACCCGGGGTGAAGACGATCCCCGGGATCACCGACGCGAAGGGGCGCACGGGCATCGGGATCTCCTACTCCGGTGTGGGCAGCATGGACAGCACCTTCATCTTCGACCCGAAGACCTACGAATTCCTCGGCTTCCGTGACGCCCGCTCCTCCGGCGACGGCAAGGACAAGAAGACGTACACCCAGCTCACGTATCTCGACGAGTGGGCGATCGTCGACAAGGTGAAGCAGCGGCCGTAA
- a CDS encoding DUF5304 domain-containing protein → MSEERPPYDAAQESVDDEVRANDADAWAKACAEDLAAEKARRRAQYGQPPGSAAEELRKLVDAVADKLSGIQSPLFGAVAGGAAQQVVNQVVQQAKAAVEPVIERNPDVFDHLAAAGSELLAAYRSAVEAQERRWTSRDEGPRDEDTGPGERIDLD, encoded by the coding sequence ATGAGCGAAGAGCGCCCCCCGTACGACGCCGCTCAGGAGAGCGTGGACGACGAGGTGAGGGCGAACGACGCCGACGCCTGGGCGAAGGCGTGTGCCGAGGATCTCGCGGCGGAGAAGGCCCGCCGCCGCGCCCAGTACGGCCAGCCGCCCGGCTCGGCCGCCGAGGAACTGCGCAAGCTCGTCGACGCCGTCGCGGACAAGCTGTCCGGGATCCAGTCGCCGCTGTTCGGCGCGGTGGCCGGGGGCGCCGCGCAGCAGGTGGTCAACCAGGTCGTACAGCAGGCCAAGGCCGCTGTCGAACCCGTCATCGAACGCAACCCGGACGTCTTCGACCACCTCGCGGCCGCCGGCTCCGAGCTGCTCGCCGCCTACCGCTCGGCCGTCGAGGCCCAGGAGCGGCGCTGGACCTCCCGGGACGAGGGACCTCGCGACGAGGACACCGGTCCGGGGGAGCGGATCGACTTGGACTAG
- a CDS encoding ROK family glucokinase encodes MGLTIGVDIGGTKIAAGVVDEEGNILSTHKVPTPSTPQAIVDAIASAVEGARAGHDIVGVGIGAAGYVNRQRSTVYFAPNIDWRQEPLKTEVETRVGLPVVVENDANAAAWGEYKFGAGKGHRNVICITLGTGLGGGIIIGNKLRRGHFGVAAEFGHIRMVPDGLLCGCGSQGCWEQYASGRALVRYAKQRANATPENAEVLLGLGDGTPDGIEGKHISMAARQGDPVAVDSYRELARWAGAGLADLASLFDPSAFIVGGGLSDEGELVLDPIRNSYKRWLVGGNWRPVADVIAAQLGNKAGLVGAADLAREPDPIM; translated from the coding sequence ATGGGACTCACCATCGGCGTCGATATCGGCGGCACGAAGATCGCGGCCGGTGTGGTCGACGAGGAAGGCAACATCCTCTCGACCCACAAGGTGCCGACTCCCAGCACGCCGCAGGCCATCGTGGACGCCATCGCCTCCGCCGTCGAGGGGGCACGCGCCGGTCACGACATCGTCGGCGTGGGCATCGGTGCCGCCGGATATGTGAACCGCCAGCGCTCGACGGTCTACTTCGCGCCGAACATCGACTGGCGGCAGGAGCCGCTCAAGACCGAGGTCGAGACGCGTGTCGGTCTGCCGGTCGTCGTCGAGAACGACGCCAACGCGGCCGCGTGGGGCGAGTACAAGTTCGGTGCCGGCAAGGGCCACCGCAACGTCATCTGCATCACCCTGGGCACCGGCCTGGGCGGCGGCATCATCATCGGCAACAAGCTGCGTCGCGGGCACTTCGGCGTCGCCGCCGAGTTCGGCCACATCCGCATGGTGCCGGACGGCCTGCTGTGCGGCTGCGGCTCGCAGGGCTGCTGGGAGCAGTACGCCTCCGGCCGCGCCCTGGTGCGGTACGCGAAGCAGCGGGCCAACGCGACCCCCGAGAACGCGGAGGTCCTCCTCGGCCTCGGCGACGGCACCCCCGACGGCATCGAGGGCAAGCACATCTCGATGGCCGCGCGGCAGGGCGACCCGGTCGCGGTGGACTCCTACCGCGAGCTGGCCCGCTGGGCCGGCGCCGGCCTCGCCGACCTGGCCTCGCTCTTCGACCCCTCCGCCTTCATCGTCGGCGGCGGCCTCTCGGACGAGGGCGAGCTCGTCCTCGACCCCATCCGTAACTCGTACAAGCGCTGGCTCGTCGGCGGCAACTGGCGCCCGGTGGCCGACGTCATCGCGGCCCAGCTCGGCAACAAGGCGGGCCTCGTCGGCGCGGCCGACCTGGCCCGGGAGCCCGACCCGATCATGTGA
- a CDS encoding long-chain fatty acid--CoA ligase — translation MREFSLPALYEVPADGNLTDIVRRNAAQHPDVAVIARKVGGSWQDVTATTFLAEVRAAAKGLIASGVQPGDRVGLMSRTRYEWTLLDFAIWSAGAITVPVYETSSAEQVQWILGDSGATACIVELDTHTATVESVRDRLPALKHVWQIEAGGVEELGRAGQDVSDATVEERSSLAKADDPATIVYTSGTTGRPKGCVLTHRSFFAECGNIVERLRPLFRTGECSVLLFLPLAHVFGRLVQVAPMMAPIKLGLVPDIKNLTDELASFRPTLILGVPRVFEKVYNSARAKAQADGKGKIFDKAADTAIAYSKALDTSSGPSLGLKIKYKTFDKLVYSKLRAVLGGRGEYAISGGAPLGERLGHFFRGIGFTVLEGYGLTESCAATAFNPWDRTKIGTVGQPLPGSVVRIADDGEVLLHGEHLFQGYWNNEAATAEALADGWFHTGDIGTLDEDGYLRITGRKKEIIVTAGGKNVAPAVIEDRIRAHALVAECMVVGDGRPFVGALVTIDDEFLGRWAEEHGKPAGSTAVSLRDDADLQAAIQSAVDDGNAAVSKAESVRKFRILDSQFTEESGHLTPSLKLKRNVVAKDYADEIEAIYQK, via the coding sequence TTGCGCGAGTTCAGCCTTCCGGCTTTGTACGAGGTCCCTGCGGACGGAAACCTGACCGACATCGTCCGCAGAAACGCCGCGCAGCATCCTGATGTCGCCGTCATCGCCCGCAAGGTGGGCGGCAGCTGGCAGGACGTCACCGCGACGACTTTCCTGGCCGAGGTGCGGGCCGCCGCCAAGGGCCTGATCGCCTCCGGAGTCCAGCCCGGCGACCGGGTCGGCCTGATGTCCCGTACCCGCTACGAGTGGACGCTGCTCGACTTCGCCATCTGGAGCGCAGGCGCGATCACCGTGCCGGTGTACGAGACCAGCTCGGCGGAGCAGGTGCAGTGGATCCTCGGCGACTCGGGCGCGACCGCCTGCATCGTGGAGCTGGACACGCACACCGCCACCGTCGAGTCGGTGCGCGACCGGCTGCCCGCCCTCAAGCACGTCTGGCAGATCGAGGCCGGCGGTGTGGAGGAGCTGGGCCGCGCGGGCCAGGACGTCAGCGACGCGACGGTCGAGGAGCGCAGCTCGCTCGCCAAGGCGGACGATCCGGCGACCATCGTCTACACCAGCGGCACCACCGGCCGCCCCAAGGGCTGTGTGCTCACCCACCGCAGCTTCTTCGCCGAGTGCGGCAACATCGTGGAGCGGCTGCGCCCGCTGTTCCGTACCGGTGAGTGCTCCGTGCTGCTCTTCCTCCCGCTCGCGCACGTCTTCGGGCGGCTCGTGCAGGTCGCGCCGATGATGGCGCCGATCAAGCTCGGTCTCGTCCCGGACATCAAGAACCTCACCGACGAGCTGGCCTCGTTCCGGCCGACGCTGATCCTCGGCGTGCCGCGCGTCTTCGAGAAGGTCTACAACAGCGCGCGCGCCAAGGCGCAGGCGGACGGCAAGGGCAAGATCTTCGACAAGGCCGCGGACACCGCGATCGCCTACAGCAAGGCGCTGGACACCTCCTCGGGCCCGTCGCTCGGCCTGAAGATCAAGTACAAGACGTTCGACAAGCTCGTCTACAGCAAGCTGCGCGCGGTGCTCGGCGGCAGGGGCGAGTACGCGATCTCCGGCGGCGCGCCGCTGGGCGAGCGGCTCGGCCACTTCTTCCGTGGCATCGGCTTCACGGTCCTGGAGGGCTACGGCCTCACCGAGTCCTGCGCGGCCACCGCCTTCAACCCGTGGGACCGCACCAAGATCGGCACCGTCGGCCAGCCGCTGCCCGGCTCGGTCGTGCGGATCGCCGACGACGGCGAGGTGCTGCTGCACGGCGAGCACCTCTTCCAGGGCTACTGGAACAACGAGGCCGCGACCGCCGAGGCGCTGGCGGACGGCTGGTTCCACACCGGTGACATCGGCACCCTCGACGAGGACGGCTACCTCCGCATCACCGGCCGCAAGAAGGAGATCATCGTCACCGCGGGCGGCAAGAACGTCGCCCCGGCCGTGATCGAGGACCGCATCCGCGCACACGCGCTGGTCGCGGAGTGCATGGTGGTCGGCGACGGGCGTCCGTTCGTGGGCGCGCTGGTCACCATCGACGACGAGTTCCTGGGCCGTTGGGCCGAGGAGCACGGGAAGCCCGCCGGCTCGACCGCGGTCTCGCTGCGTGACGACGCCGACCTGCAAGCCGCCATCCAGTCCGCGGTCGACGACGGCAACGCGGCCGTGTCGAAGGCGGAGTCGGTGCGCAAGTTCCGCATCCTCGACTCGCAGTTCACCGAGGAGTCGGGCCACCTCACGCCGTCCCTGAAGCTCAAGCGGAACGTGGTCGCGAAGGACTACGCGGACGAGATCGAGGCGATCTACCAGAAGTAG
- a CDS encoding ArsA family ATPase translates to MRTLLITGPGGSGRTTVAAATALNAARQGTRTLVLTADRTDTLGAALGVRTGATPVEAAPHLTAWRPDAATRFREDLTAFQERATTALDLLGASRLDPEELTPLPGAEELALLRALRDAATAPKGTYDLVVVDLPPAPHALALLALPEELRRYLRRLLPPERQAARALRPVLGRLAGVPMPAEWLYETAARWDVELAAVEAVVQDRTTTVRLVAEPGPAGTDAVRQATTGFALRGLRVDALVANRVLPDATEDTWLAAFAAQQRKALEEWRQTHALHEVAHLGRDPRGTDDLADLDVPDVNAAPARIEWSVADRLADDGVLVWHIPLPGAIREELDLIRRGDELLVTAGQFRRIVPLPSALRRCTVDGAALRDGELRVRFAPDPELWPRTR, encoded by the coding sequence ATGCGCACCCTCCTGATCACAGGCCCCGGCGGCTCCGGCCGCACCACCGTCGCCGCGGCCACCGCGCTGAACGCCGCCCGCCAGGGCACCCGCACCCTGGTGCTCACCGCCGACCGCACCGACACCCTCGGCGCCGCCCTCGGCGTGAGAACGGGCGCGACCCCGGTCGAGGCGGCCCCCCACCTCACGGCCTGGCGCCCCGACGCCGCCACCCGCTTCCGCGAGGACCTCACCGCCTTCCAGGAGCGCGCGACCACCGCCCTCGACCTGCTCGGCGCCTCCCGCCTGGACCCCGAGGAACTCACCCCCCTCCCCGGCGCCGAGGAACTCGCCCTCCTGCGAGCCCTGCGCGACGCGGCGACGGCGCCGAAGGGGACGTACGACCTCGTGGTCGTGGACCTTCCCCCCGCCCCGCACGCCCTCGCGCTGCTCGCCCTCCCCGAGGAGCTCCGCCGCTACCTGCGCCGTCTGCTCCCGCCCGAGCGTCAGGCGGCCCGCGCCCTGCGCCCCGTGCTCGGCCGGCTCGCGGGCGTCCCGATGCCCGCGGAGTGGCTGTACGAGACGGCCGCCCGCTGGGACGTCGAGCTGGCCGCCGTGGAAGCCGTCGTCCAGGACCGGACCACGACCGTACGGCTGGTCGCCGAGCCGGGACCGGCCGGCACCGACGCCGTACGCCAGGCCACCACCGGCTTCGCCCTGCGCGGCCTGCGCGTCGATGCCCTGGTCGCCAACCGCGTCCTGCCCGACGCCACCGAGGACACCTGGCTCGCCGCGTTCGCCGCCCAGCAGCGCAAGGCCCTGGAGGAGTGGCGGCAGACGCACGCGCTGCACGAGGTCGCCCATCTGGGGCGTGACCCGCGCGGCACCGACGACCTCGCCGACCTCGATGTACCCGATGTCAACGCGGCGCCGGCCCGTATCGAGTGGAGCGTCGCCGACCGCCTCGCCGACGACGGCGTGCTGGTCTGGCACATCCCGCTGCCCGGCGCGATACGCGAGGAACTGGACCTCATCCGGCGCGGCGACGAACTCCTCGTCACCGCAGGCCAGTTCCGCCGCATCGTGCCGCTCCCGTCCGCCCTGCGCCGCTGCACCGTGGACGGCGCGGCCCTGCGCGACGGCGAGCTGAGGGTCCGCTTCGCACCCGATCCCGAGCTGTGGCCGCGGACACGGTGA
- a CDS encoding endonuclease/exonuclease/phosphatase family protein: MPTSFSAASPLPNSRTEPDGSAVIRVLSYNIRSMRDDTDALARVITACAPDLVLIQEAPRFFRWRKKLARLAAASGQVVLSGGATAAGPALLCSLRATVEHTEDVLLPLTPGEHRRGFATAVVRFGGARLGVLSCHLSLREDERYEQGGMLLDRLAGLGTPYAVAGGDLNERPDGRTFKRLATALKDCWSLAPWGGEHTWAPGNPYQRIDAILATEGIEVLGCGVPHGLPGVTEEDLRAATDHLPVLAALRVPAT; the protein is encoded by the coding sequence ATGCCGACGAGCTTCTCTGCCGCCAGTCCGCTGCCCAACTCCCGCACCGAACCCGACGGTTCGGCCGTCATCCGGGTGCTCAGCTACAACATCCGCTCGATGCGCGACGACACCGACGCGCTCGCCCGGGTGATCACCGCCTGCGCACCCGACCTCGTCCTCATCCAGGAAGCACCGCGATTCTTCCGCTGGCGCAAGAAACTGGCCCGGCTCGCGGCCGCGTCCGGGCAGGTGGTCCTGTCGGGCGGCGCCACCGCCGCCGGCCCCGCGCTGCTGTGCTCGCTGCGGGCGACCGTGGAGCACACCGAGGACGTCCTGCTGCCCCTCACCCCCGGCGAGCACCGCCGCGGCTTCGCCACCGCCGTCGTACGGTTCGGCGGCGCCCGGCTGGGTGTCCTGAGCTGTCATCTCTCGCTGCGGGAGGACGAGCGATACGAGCAGGGCGGCATGCTCCTGGACCGGCTGGCCGGCCTCGGCACGCCGTACGCCGTAGCGGGCGGTGACCTCAACGAACGGCCCGACGGCCGCACCTTCAAACGCCTCGCCACCGCCCTGAAGGACTGCTGGTCCCTCGCCCCCTGGGGCGGCGAGCACACCTGGGCACCCGGCAACCCCTACCAGCGCATCGACGCGATCCTCGCCACCGAGGGCATCGAGGTCCTGGGCTGCGGGGTCCCGCACGGGCTCCCCGGAGTGACGGAGGAAGACCTGAGGGCGGCCACGGACCACCTTCCGGTGCTGGCCGCACTGCGAGTGCCCGCGACCTGA
- a CDS encoding metallophosphoesterase yields MVSDVHGNARDLARAGEGADALICLGDLVLFLDYADHSRGIFPDLFGARNADRLVELRTARRFEEARELGARLWAGIGTDRAAAIEKAVRKQYAELFAAFPTPTYATYGNVDMPMLWPEYAGPGTTVLDGERVEIGGRTFGFVGGGLRTPMRTPYEISDEEYAAKIEAVGEVDVLCTHIPPEVPELVYDTVARRFERGSRALLDAIRRTRPRYALFGHVHQPLAPRMRIGATECVNVGHFAGSGRPWALEW; encoded by the coding sequence GTGGTCAGTGACGTGCACGGCAACGCACGCGACCTGGCCAGAGCGGGCGAGGGCGCGGACGCCCTGATCTGCCTCGGTGACCTGGTTCTCTTCCTCGACTACGCCGACCACTCGCGCGGCATCTTCCCCGACCTGTTCGGCGCCCGGAACGCCGACCGGCTCGTCGAACTGCGCACCGCCCGTCGCTTCGAGGAGGCCCGGGAGCTCGGGGCACGGCTGTGGGCCGGCATCGGGACCGACCGCGCCGCCGCCATCGAGAAGGCGGTGCGCAAGCAGTACGCCGAGTTGTTCGCCGCGTTCCCGACGCCGACGTATGCGACGTACGGCAATGTCGACATGCCGATGCTGTGGCCGGAGTACGCCGGGCCCGGCACGACCGTGCTGGACGGCGAGCGCGTGGAGATCGGCGGCCGGACCTTCGGCTTCGTCGGCGGGGGCCTGCGCACCCCCATGCGCACCCCGTACGAGATCAGCGACGAGGAGTACGCGGCGAAGATCGAGGCCGTCGGCGAGGTCGACGTGCTCTGCACGCACATCCCGCCGGAGGTGCCGGAGCTGGTCTACGACACGGTGGCCCGGCGCTTCGAGCGCGGCAGCCGCGCCCTGCTGGACGCGATCCGCCGCACCCGCCCCCGGTACGCCCTCTTCGGCCACGTCCACCAGCCGCTGGCGCCGCGGATGCGGATCGGGGCGACGGAATGCGTGAATGTGGGGCACTTTGCGGGGTCGGGAAGGCCGTGGGCGCTGGAGTGGTGA